A DNA window from Ornithobacterium rhinotracheale DSM 15997 contains the following coding sequences:
- the ureC gene encoding urease subunit alpha, producing the protein MSLKVDRRQYANILGPTAGDKIRLGDTNIIIEIEKDYVHYGDEAIFGGGKTVRDGMGQNVNAKRSDGVLDLCITGATILDHWGIVKADIGIKDGKIVGIGKAGNPDTMDGVTPGMVIGASTEVHGGNGYIVTAGGIDTHIHFICPQQIETALYSGITTMIGGGTGPNDGTNATTCTPGAFNIRKMLEACEEYPMNIGLFGKGNCSATQPLIEQIEAGVLGVKIHEDWGATPATIDAALKVADEYDVQVAIHTDTLNEAGFLEDTMAAINGRVIHTFHTEGAGGGHAPDIIKAAMYPNVLPASTNPTRPYTVNTIDEHLDMLMVCHHLSKDIPEDVAFADSRIRPETIAAEDILHDMGVFSIMSSDSQAMGRPGEVVTRTWQTASKMRDQRGYLEEDEKNQNDNFRAKRYVAKYTINPAIAHGISNYVGSIEVGKIADLVIWKPALFGVKPEMIVKGGFVIASKMGDPNASIPTPQPIIYRNMFGADGKAKFGTCATFVSKASIENGNIASYGLQKLVLPVSNCRSISKADLIHNDKTPVIDVNPENYKVSVDGEHITCQPAEELPLAQLYYLF; encoded by the coding sequence ATGAGTTTAAAAGTAGATAGAAGACAGTATGCTAATATTCTTGGGCCTACTGCTGGAGATAAAATTCGATTGGGAGACACCAACATCATTATAGAAATAGAGAAAGACTATGTTCATTACGGAGACGAAGCCATCTTTGGTGGAGGAAAAACAGTGCGTGATGGAATGGGGCAAAATGTGAATGCAAAAAGATCAGACGGCGTTCTAGATTTATGTATTACAGGAGCTACAATCCTAGACCACTGGGGAATCGTAAAAGCAGATATCGGGATAAAAGATGGGAAAATTGTAGGAATTGGTAAGGCAGGAAATCCAGATACAATGGATGGCGTAACGCCAGGAATGGTTATCGGGGCATCTACCGAAGTACACGGAGGAAATGGCTACATCGTAACAGCGGGCGGAATCGATACCCATATTCACTTTATTTGTCCTCAACAGATTGAAACTGCTTTATACAGCGGAATCACAACCATGATAGGTGGGGGAACTGGTCCAAACGATGGAACCAATGCTACCACTTGCACACCAGGGGCATTTAATATTAGAAAAATGCTAGAGGCTTGTGAGGAATATCCTATGAACATTGGATTGTTTGGAAAAGGAAACTGTTCTGCCACTCAGCCGCTCATTGAGCAAATCGAAGCAGGTGTCTTGGGGGTGAAAATTCACGAAGATTGGGGAGCTACACCAGCCACTATCGATGCTGCTTTGAAGGTAGCAGATGAGTATGATGTGCAAGTAGCAATCCACACCGATACTTTGAACGAGGCAGGTTTCTTGGAAGATACCATGGCGGCAATCAATGGTAGAGTGATCCATACATTCCACACCGAAGGTGCAGGAGGAGGACACGCGCCAGACATCATCAAAGCAGCGATGTATCCAAATGTATTGCCAGCATCTACAAACCCTACAAGACCTTATACTGTAAACACAATCGATGAGCATTTAGACATGCTTATGGTGTGCCACCACTTGAGCAAAGATATTCCAGAAGATGTGGCTTTTGCAGATTCTAGAATTAGACCAGAAACCATTGCAGCAGAGGATATTTTACACGACATGGGGGTGTTTAGTATCATGAGTTCAGACTCTCAAGCTATGGGGCGTCCAGGAGAAGTAGTTACTAGAACATGGCAAACTGCTAGCAAAATGAGAGATCAGAGAGGTTATCTTGAAGAAGATGAAAAGAACCAAAATGATAACTTCCGTGCAAAAAGATATGTGGCAAAATATACAATCAACCCAGCAATAGCACACGGAATCTCAAATTATGTAGGTTCTATTGAGGTTGGTAAAATTGCCGATTTAGTAATCTGGAAACCAGCCTTATTTGGAGTGAAACCAGAAATGATTGTAAAAGGAGGATTCGTAATTGCTAGCAAAATGGGAGATCCAAATGCTTCTATCCCAACTCCACAACCAATCATTTATAGAAACATGTTTGGAGCCGATGGAAAAGCAAAATTCGGAACCTGTGCTACATTCGTTTCAAAAGCTTCTATTGAAAACGGAAATATTGCATCTTATGGTTTACAAAAATTAGTGTTACCAGTAAGCAATTGCCGTTCAATTTCAAAAGCGGATTTAATCCATAACGATAAAACACCTGTGATTGATGTGAATCCAGAAAACTACAAAGTAAGCGTAGATGGAGAGCATATCACATGCCAGCCAGCGGAAGAGTTACCATTAGCTCAATTATACTATTTATTCTAG
- the argH gene encoding argininosuccinate lyase, which translates to MKLWDKGFSVDKQIENFTVGKDRELDLVLAKYDMLASKAQANMLAKVGLLSDEENQALQKALDELLKEEAEGKFVIDENFEDMHSKIEAELIKKCGDAGKKIHTARSRNDQVLVAIQLFHKEYLKEITEKVKKLIEIMLEKAEEHKNDLLPGYTHFQAAMPSSFGMWFSAYAENLLSDLAFVRAAHHVADQNPLGSGAGFGTSFPINRAQTTEEMGFNYMAVSSVGAQMLRGKTEKAVAFALAMLCGTLSKLSYDLVMYNSQDMGFVKLPNEMTTGSSIMPHKKNPDVFELTRAHCNRIQALPTDVMLTINNLPSGYHRDFQILKEILMEPMMQFHNILDILIFALPQLEIKDGFMEQEKYDSIYTVENINHMIQTGTPFRDAYKNVGLSVEDGSYQPHKEFKTSHEGSIHNLSLDIIKKKLNEFIL; encoded by the coding sequence ATGAAACTTTGGGACAAGGGATTCTCCGTTGACAAACAAATCGAAAACTTTACCGTAGGAAAAGACCGAGAGCTAGATTTAGTATTGGCAAAATACGACATGCTAGCCTCTAAAGCTCAGGCTAATATGCTTGCAAAAGTAGGGCTGTTGAGCGATGAAGAAAACCAAGCCTTGCAAAAAGCTCTCGACGAGTTGTTGAAAGAAGAAGCCGAGGGGAAATTCGTAATCGATGAGAATTTTGAGGATATGCACTCAAAAATCGAAGCCGAATTGATTAAAAAATGTGGTGATGCGGGAAAGAAAATTCACACCGCACGCTCGCGCAACGACCAAGTTTTGGTGGCGATTCAATTATTCCACAAAGAATACTTGAAAGAAATCACCGAAAAAGTGAAAAAATTAATCGAGATTATGCTCGAAAAAGCCGAAGAGCACAAAAATGATTTGTTGCCAGGCTACACACACTTCCAAGCAGCGATGCCAAGCAGTTTTGGAATGTGGTTTTCTGCGTATGCAGAAAATTTATTATCGGATTTAGCTTTTGTGAGAGCGGCACATCATGTGGCAGACCAAAACCCACTGGGTTCTGGTGCTGGATTTGGAACAAGTTTCCCAATCAACCGCGCGCAAACTACCGAAGAAATGGGCTTTAATTACATGGCGGTTTCATCTGTAGGGGCGCAAATGCTTCGCGGAAAAACAGAAAAAGCAGTAGCTTTTGCCCTTGCGATGCTTTGCGGAACTTTGTCAAAACTTTCGTATGATTTGGTAATGTACAACTCGCAAGATATGGGATTTGTGAAATTGCCAAACGAAATGACAACTGGTTCTTCTATCATGCCACACAAAAAGAATCCAGATGTGTTTGAGCTTACGCGTGCACATTGCAATAGAATCCAAGCTTTGCCAACCGATGTGATGCTTACAATCAATAACTTGCCAAGTGGATATCACCGCGATTTCCAAATTTTAAAAGAAATCTTGATGGAACCAATGATGCAGTTCCACAATATCTTGGATATTTTGATTTTTGCACTTCCGCAATTGGAAATCAAAGATGGATTCATGGAACAGGAAAAATACGACAGCATTTACACCGTAGAAAACATCAACCACATGATTCAAACGGGGACACCTTTTAGAGATGCGTACAAAAATGTAGGGCTTTCTGTGGAAGATGGCAGCTACCAGCCACACAAAGAGTTTAAAACTAGCCATGAAGGAAGTATTCATAATTTAAGTCTAGATATCATTAAAAAGAAATTAAACGAATTTATTCTGTAA
- the ureA gene encoding urease subunit gamma, with protein sequence MHLTPREKEKLMLHFAGELAQKRKDRGVKLNYPESIALISSFLLEGARDGKSVAELMQAGAQVLTREDVMPGVPEMVHEVQIEATFPDGTKLVTVHNPIR encoded by the coding sequence ATGCATTTAACACCAAGAGAAAAAGAGAAGCTAATGCTGCACTTTGCAGGAGAATTGGCTCAAAAAAGAAAAGACAGAGGGGTGAAACTAAACTATCCTGAGTCTATAGCATTAATCAGTAGTTTTTTACTAGAAGGCGCTCGCGACGGGAAGTCTGTAGCAGAACTTATGCAAGCAGGAGCGCAAGTGCTCACACGAGAGGATGTGATGCCAGGAGTTCCAGAAATGGTACACGAGGTACAGATAGAGGCAACTTTTCCAGATGGGACTAAACTTGTAACCGTGCACAATCCAATTCGTTAA
- a CDS encoding RagB/SusD family nutrient uptake outer membrane protein, which yields MKKKIYKGFLIGFAIALASCSSELDLEPQGNVSKEQISQDPTALDKAVNGLYYDLAITGSAGTSSHSDFGLYSLKVGADLLSNDVIQVKQQHLGFYYDYTGEVSSGYASSLVWRTLYSKIFVINGLVESIEKTGINEENKFAYGQLLALRAYSYFFLSRFYSKTYVGNENTLSVPAVYTTEDQSKGLPRATLKDLYTRILSDIETAIEKLDGYKAPSKVQIDQRAAKAIAADIYLETGDFAKAAEYAHQAKEGLSLAGKELYTSTGFSDINNPETIWGFDSNSSTISGRNYYATLFSQFDSTNEGYAGAARIYKSIDKRLYDAIKETDYRKEVFNGDSTIDYYYAAAGKLKKNIPPYANLKFKDPTLFQGDLLYIRASLLYFIEAEALARLGREAEARAVLFELVSKRDTAYQLSTQSGQNLIDEILLQKRIELWGEGYAWFDLKRNHLALVRDYPDSNHTFGKFNLPADSPKFLFQIPDFEISNNPAIVQNKY from the coding sequence ATGAAAAAAAAGATATATAAAGGATTTTTAATAGGATTTGCAATAGCTTTAGCTTCTTGCTCATCAGAATTAGACCTTGAACCACAAGGTAATGTGAGTAAAGAACAAATTTCACAAGACCCTACTGCACTAGACAAAGCAGTAAACGGCTTATACTATGATCTAGCCATAACAGGATCGGCAGGAACAAGTTCACACTCAGATTTTGGACTGTATTCTCTAAAAGTGGGAGCCGATCTTTTGTCAAACGATGTAATCCAAGTAAAGCAGCAGCACTTAGGCTTTTATTACGATTACACGGGAGAGGTATCCTCAGGCTATGCATCGAGTTTGGTGTGGCGCACATTATACTCCAAAATATTTGTTATCAACGGACTTGTGGAATCCATTGAAAAGACAGGGATAAACGAAGAAAATAAATTTGCATATGGGCAGCTATTAGCTTTGCGTGCTTATTCTTACTTCTTCTTGTCTAGATTTTATAGCAAGACTTATGTAGGGAACGAAAACACCCTTTCGGTACCAGCGGTATATACCACAGAAGATCAGTCCAAAGGATTGCCTAGAGCTACGCTCAAAGATTTATATACCCGCATTCTCTCGGATATAGAAACTGCCATTGAAAAACTAGACGGCTACAAGGCTCCTTCCAAAGTTCAGATAGACCAGCGAGCGGCAAAAGCAATTGCAGCAGACATTTATCTAGAAACAGGTGATTTTGCCAAGGCAGCAGAATATGCACACCAGGCAAAAGAGGGGCTATCGCTAGCAGGAAAAGAGCTATATACAAGCACAGGATTTTCAGACATCAATAATCCAGAAACCATCTGGGGATTTGATTCTAATTCTAGCACCATCTCTGGGCGAAACTATTATGCAACACTATTTTCTCAGTTCGATAGTACCAACGAAGGTTATGCCGGAGCCGCCAGAATTTATAAAAGTATAGATAAAAGATTGTATGATGCTATAAAGGAAACAGATTACCGCAAAGAAGTGTTTAACGGAGATTCAACCATTGATTACTATTATGCCGCGGCAGGAAAATTAAAGAAAAACATTCCGCCTTATGCCAATCTTAAATTTAAAGATCCAACACTTTTCCAAGGAGATTTGCTTTACATTCGAGCTTCATTGCTTTACTTTATAGAGGCAGAAGCCCTTGCTAGATTGGGCAGAGAGGCAGAAGCCAGAGCTGTGTTGTTCGAGCTAGTGAGCAAAAGAGATACAGCTTATCAATTATCAACCCAATCAGGGCAAAATTTAATAGATGAAATTTTGCTACAAAAGCGCATAGAATTGTGGGGCGAAGGATACGCTTGGTTTGATTTGAAAAGAAATCATTTAGCCCTAGTGAGAGATTATCCAGATTCTAATCACACCTTTGGTAAATTTAATCTACCCGCAGATAGCCCTAAATTCTTATTCCAAATCCCAGATTTTGAAATAAGTAATAACCCAGCAATTGTTCAAAATAAATATTAA
- the ureB gene encoding urease subunit beta gives MIPGEIFVKEGEIICNEGRRTTKIKVINTGDRPIQVGSHFHFFEVNKAMKFNREEAFGMRLNIVASTAVRFEPGEEKEVELVELGGRKRVVGFNNLVNGSVVSEATKNESLNKVESLKFENLKK, from the coding sequence ATGATACCAGGAGAAATTTTTGTAAAAGAAGGTGAAATCATCTGCAACGAAGGCAGAAGAACCACCAAAATAAAAGTTATAAATACAGGAGATAGACCTATACAAGTAGGTTCCCACTTTCACTTTTTTGAAGTAAACAAGGCAATGAAATTCAACCGAGAAGAGGCTTTCGGTATGCGATTGAACATCGTGGCTAGCACCGCGGTGAGATTTGAGCCAGGAGAAGAAAAAGAAGTAGAACTTGTTGAGCTAGGCGGAAGAAAACGCGTGGTAGGGTTCAATAATTTAGTAAATGGTTCAGTAGTTTCAGAAGCCACTAAAAACGAAAGTTTGAATAAAGTAGAAAGTTTAAAATTTGAAAATCTTAAAAAATGA
- a CDS encoding M20/M25/M40 family metallo-hydrolase, with translation MKKIKLKFFTIILATTSLMAQQYPQPLVSAIKEKDLKTDMYQLAADEFWGREAGTLDELKVSMWLADKAKAAGMQPAGENGTFFQFFDMYRHQIAPQSFIKINNNELKIWKDILVADVVNANFDGQIVYAGQSEPEELTKFDLKGKVLAINASEKDIAKNMTLFERRYPGFIRKKYYAIAEKLGAKGIIFITDDISEKSWAEVLPQMTRGLYGVEGLREKVVNGIPVFWIHRNHTDWVKNNPHISYNIITESYKYPSVNIIGKIEGTDPKLKNEYVLLSGHQDHDGIRHPVKNDTIYNGADDNASTCVAMLAIARAYKKQPGKRSILFVFHGAEERGLLGSRWHSAHPVVPRENIVAVLNGDMIGRNKIDEAALLGGEAPHKNSDDLVKWAKEANDESTKFKYLKDWDLPEHPEYFYFRSDHVPYAKLGIPAVFFTSVLHHQYHQPQDESENINFKKLHKMTEWIYRTSWKVANEPERPKLLPNVQFER, from the coding sequence ATGAAAAAAATCAAATTAAAATTTTTTACAATCATTTTGGCTACCACCTCTTTGATGGCTCAGCAATACCCTCAGCCACTCGTTTCTGCCATCAAAGAAAAAGACCTTAAAACAGACATGTATCAGCTCGCGGCAGATGAGTTTTGGGGGCGCGAGGCAGGAACCTTAGATGAGCTAAAGGTATCGATGTGGCTGGCAGACAAGGCAAAAGCAGCAGGTATGCAACCCGCAGGAGAAAACGGGACATTCTTTCAGTTTTTTGATATGTATCGCCACCAGATCGCGCCACAAAGTTTTATAAAAATAAATAACAATGAGCTTAAAATCTGGAAAGATATCCTCGTGGCAGATGTAGTGAATGCCAATTTTGATGGGCAAATTGTATATGCAGGACAGAGCGAGCCAGAGGAGCTTACTAAATTTGATTTAAAAGGAAAAGTTTTGGCAATAAACGCATCGGAAAAAGATATTGCCAAAAATATGACACTTTTTGAACGAAGATACCCAGGCTTCATTCGTAAAAAATATTATGCCATTGCAGAAAAACTAGGAGCAAAGGGAATCATTTTTATCACAGATGATATTTCAGAAAAAAGCTGGGCAGAAGTCCTACCTCAAATGACGAGAGGACTCTATGGTGTAGAAGGACTAAGAGAAAAGGTAGTAAACGGTATTCCCGTTTTCTGGATACATAGAAATCACACCGATTGGGTAAAAAACAATCCACATATTTCGTATAACATCATCACAGAAAGCTACAAATACCCATCTGTGAACATTATCGGGAAAATTGAAGGCACAGATCCTAAGCTTAAAAATGAATATGTATTGCTAAGTGGGCACCAAGATCATGATGGGATTCGCCATCCTGTGAAAAACGATACCATTTACAATGGTGCAGACGACAATGCCTCTACCTGCGTAGCAATGTTGGCAATAGCGAGAGCGTATAAAAAACAACCAGGAAAGCGAAGCATCTTATTTGTTTTTCATGGAGCCGAAGAAAGAGGGCTATTAGGCTCTAGATGGCACTCAGCACACCCCGTTGTGCCAAGAGAAAACATCGTAGCAGTGCTAAATGGTGATATGATAGGTAGAAACAAAATCGATGAAGCAGCCCTTTTAGGCGGAGAGGCACCTCACAAAAATTCAGATGATTTGGTGAAATGGGCTAAAGAAGCAAATGACGAAAGTACCAAATTCAAATATTTGAAAGATTGGGACTTGCCAGAGCACCCAGAGTATTTCTATTTCCGTAGCGACCATGTCCCGTATGCCAAGTTGGGCATTCCTGCGGTGTTTTTTACTAGTGTGTTGCACCATCAGTACCACCAGCCACAAGATGAGTCGGAGAATATAAACTTTAAAAAGCTGCATAAAATGACCGAGTGGATCTATAGAACCAGCTGGAAAGTAGCAAATGAACCAGAAAGACCTAAACTGCTTCCAAATGTTCAGTTTGAAAGGTAA
- a CDS encoding SusC/RagA family TonB-linked outer membrane protein produces the protein MKLKIFIYIFFISAVIFAQKKIEGTVTDKYYQPIAGVNVLINKTTKGTTTNAEGHYSIEAKEGDVLEFKRIGYQTVTEKVDFKNQKTLNLDITLEEESVQLNEVVAVAFGKQKKDEITGAVQTLNSDKISELQNGNVVQGLSGKVAGVQVYSNGQPGSGATIRLRGIGSINASSSPLIVLDGVPYSGSLNSIAASDIANISFLQDASSNALYGARGANGVILVTTKRAAKNGVNVELDVKTGVNFRAVADYDVLTTAKDYYSAYYQRVRVGQIAAGKSEAQAHDWAINNLKNTLVYNAYDVPFDNLFDSNGNFNQNAKLRYQDDWREMFRPASRNEINLNVSGKGEKVSTYTSINYLNDKGYLINSGFERFGIRNNLDYKLTDNLNLTSNLYYTYTSQDNGSSYGFSNPFAFARNIAPFYPVYLRDDNFNLVYRPNGEVRYDYGGGEGPNSWARSYAVFENPIGNRIYNKDNEIYHRIFSNLSAKYRFLKDFEFTYNFGGSVANQRGLGFGNKIGGTSSSSGGSLYRSSILEYNLNQQQLLTYSKKWKEHSFEILLGHEYNKEQGNEFDASKQELLIEDLLVFNNAVKIGNVSGSQYDYATEGYLSRLLYNYAGKYYFNANIRRDASSVFAPESRWGTFYGLGAAWNVKKEDFLRNVNFINSLRLKVSYGEQGNDYLLDGRGYRSYQPYLDLYKIDNLGNDTPIVTFSSLGNRDLRWETSKNFNAGIESTLFNGRFSFSLEYFKRSVADMIYKQDLPVSNVGRYQKLANIGDLENKGVQFSTDAFIVKNDKVSWSVNLNATHYKNKIISLPEAQRKTGISSGGYFRLKEGYDRYNYYLRQFAGVDPSNGDALWYVDESRTTKTNDYSKAKQVFIGKSAIPKVYGGFGTDLNIGRFALSLNFAYQFGGWGFDETYQALLHSNNYGSNYHTDVVYNSWTPENTNAALPRIDNYKTTQNSDSDLFLIKSDYVSLQNVSLRYTLPSVVSKSLKLNELSVYASGSNLYLWSKRKGYDPRLSLNGIPSSHDYSVLATVSLGLNVKF, from the coding sequence ATGAAATTAAAAATATTTATATACATATTTTTCATAAGTGCGGTGATATTTGCACAAAAGAAAATAGAAGGAACTGTGACAGATAAGTACTACCAACCAATTGCTGGCGTGAATGTGCTTATAAATAAAACAACAAAAGGAACAACAACTAATGCAGAAGGGCATTACAGCATAGAGGCAAAAGAGGGTGATGTGCTGGAGTTTAAGCGTATTGGGTATCAAACTGTAACAGAGAAAGTAGATTTTAAAAATCAAAAAACACTCAACCTAGATATTACGCTTGAAGAAGAAAGCGTTCAGCTGAATGAAGTGGTGGCTGTGGCTTTTGGAAAACAGAAAAAAGATGAAATTACAGGTGCTGTGCAAACGCTTAATTCTGATAAAATATCGGAATTGCAAAACGGAAATGTAGTGCAGGGATTGAGTGGTAAAGTGGCTGGCGTGCAGGTTTATAGCAATGGTCAGCCAGGTTCTGGAGCTACGATAAGACTTAGAGGAATCGGGTCGATTAATGCCTCAAGCTCACCACTCATTGTTTTAGATGGCGTGCCTTATTCTGGTTCTTTAAATAGTATCGCCGCTTCGGATATTGCCAATATTTCGTTTCTGCAAGATGCTTCTTCAAACGCCTTGTATGGAGCACGTGGAGCTAATGGTGTGATTCTCGTAACTACCAAAAGAGCAGCTAAAAATGGAGTGAATGTAGAATTAGATGTAAAGACTGGGGTAAACTTTAGAGCCGTTGCTGATTATGATGTGCTTACTACGGCTAAGGATTACTATTCAGCCTACTATCAACGAGTGCGAGTAGGGCAGATTGCCGCTGGAAAATCCGAAGCACAAGCGCACGATTGGGCTATCAATAATTTGAAAAACACCTTGGTCTATAATGCGTATGATGTGCCGTTTGATAATTTATTTGATAGCAATGGGAACTTTAATCAAAATGCAAAGTTGCGTTATCAAGATGATTGGAGAGAGATGTTCCGTCCAGCCTCTCGCAACGAAATTAATTTAAATGTTTCAGGCAAGGGCGAGAAAGTGTCTACTTATACCTCAATCAATTATTTAAATGATAAAGGATATTTAATTAATTCTGGATTTGAAAGATTCGGAATCAGAAACAATTTAGATTATAAATTAACCGATAATTTGAATTTAACCTCAAACCTTTATTATACTTATACTTCGCAGGATAATGGTTCGTCTTATGGTTTTTCCAATCCCTTTGCCTTTGCTAGAAACATAGCACCGTTTTATCCAGTGTATTTAAGAGATGACAACTTTAATCTAGTATATCGCCCTAATGGAGAGGTGCGCTATGATTATGGTGGAGGTGAGGGACCTAATAGCTGGGCTCGTTCCTATGCCGTGTTTGAGAATCCTATTGGAAACCGTATTTATAACAAAGATAACGAGATTTATCATAGAATTTTCTCGAACCTTTCTGCCAAGTATCGTTTCTTGAAAGATTTTGAATTTACTTATAATTTTGGGGGGAGTGTAGCCAATCAGAGAGGTTTAGGTTTTGGAAATAAAATAGGGGGTACTTCTAGCTCTTCTGGAGGGAGTTTATACAGATCATCTATATTAGAGTATAACTTAAATCAACAGCAACTCCTCACTTATTCTAAGAAATGGAAAGAGCACTCTTTTGAAATTCTCCTAGGGCACGAGTATAACAAGGAGCAAGGAAATGAGTTTGATGCCTCTAAACAAGAATTGCTAATAGAAGATTTATTGGTATTTAATAATGCCGTGAAAATTGGGAATGTTTCAGGCTCTCAATATGATTATGCTACAGAAGGGTATTTGTCGAGATTGTTGTATAATTATGCAGGGAAATACTATTTCAATGCCAATATTCGTAGAGATGCCTCTTCGGTATTTGCACCAGAAAGCCGCTGGGGGACATTCTATGGTCTAGGTGCAGCTTGGAATGTGAAAAAAGAAGATTTTTTAAGAAATGTTAATTTCATCAATTCACTTCGTTTAAAAGTTTCTTATGGAGAGCAAGGAAATGATTATTTGCTAGATGGAAGAGGGTATAGATCTTATCAGCCTTACTTAGATTTGTATAAGATAGATAACTTAGGAAACGACACTCCGATTGTAACATTCTCTAGCTTAGGAAACAGAGATTTGCGATGGGAAACCTCTAAAAACTTTAATGCAGGAATAGAGTCTACACTCTTTAATGGTAGATTTTCGTTCTCGCTAGAGTATTTCAAAAGAAGTGTGGCAGACATGATTTATAAGCAAGATTTGCCTGTGTCAAATGTAGGTAGATATCAAAAACTTGCAAATATTGGAGATTTAGAAAACAAAGGAGTTCAATTTTCTACCGATGCCTTTATCGTAAAAAATGATAAAGTGAGCTGGTCTGTAAACTTAAATGCTACACATTATAAAAACAAAATTATTAGCTTGCCAGAAGCACAAAGAAAAACAGGTATTTCAAGTGGAGGATACTTCCGCCTAAAAGAAGGCTATGATCGTTATAATTATTATTTAAGACAATTTGCAGGCGTAGACCCTAGCAACGGAGATGCTCTATGGTATGTAGATGAAAGCCGTACTACCAAAACAAATGATTACAGCAAAGCAAAACAAGTATTTATTGGAAAATCAGCCATTCCAAAAGTGTACGGAGGATTTGGTACAGATTTAAATATAGGACGATTTGCCCTTTCATTAAACTTTGCATACCAGTTTGGCGGTTGGGGCTTCGATGAAACCTACCAAGCACTTTTACACTCAAACAACTACGGGTCAAACTATCACACAGATGTGGTGTATAATTCTTGGACGCCAGAAAACACCAATGCCGCTTTGCCAAGGATAGATAACTATAAGACAACTCAAAATAGTGATTCCGATTTATTCTTAATAAAATCAGACTATGTTAGTTTACAAAATGTATCCTTACGCTATACCTTGCCAAGCGTGGTTTCAAAATCATTGAAATTAAATGAGCTTTCTGTTTACGCCTCTGGTAGCAACTTGTATTTATGGTCGAAAAGAAAAGGATACGACCCAAGATTAAGCCTTAACGGTATCCCGAGTTCCCATGATTATTCAGTTTTAGCAACCGTTTCTCTAGGACTAAATGTTAAATTTTAA
- the ureE gene encoding urease accessory protein UreE → MIITQAIGKLENPSSVSKQVDYLDLEWFEATKKIQRKRTRAGEEVAIKFLKEGQRLYHHDILFEDENKLIVVNILPCEAIVISPKSLLEMGTVCYEIGNKHMPLFIQNDEVLMPYEHPMFRWLEASGYNPEKREERLLNLLKSNVEPHSHASSGTSLFTKILNLASTKE, encoded by the coding sequence ATGATAATCACGCAGGCAATCGGGAAATTAGAAAACCCTTCATCAGTAAGTAAACAAGTAGATTATTTGGATTTGGAATGGTTTGAAGCCACAAAGAAAATTCAAAGAAAAAGAACACGAGCAGGGGAGGAGGTTGCCATTAAATTTTTAAAAGAAGGGCAACGACTTTATCACCACGATATTTTATTTGAAGATGAAAATAAACTAATCGTTGTAAATATTCTGCCTTGCGAAGCTATTGTAATATCCCCTAAATCTCTCCTAGAAATGGGAACGGTGTGTTATGAAATAGGAAATAAGCATATGCCACTATTCATTCAGAATGATGAGGTATTGATGCCTTATGAGCATCCTATGTTTAGGTGGCTAGAAGCCAGTGGATACAATCCTGAAAAAAGAGAGGAAAGATTGCTAAACTTATTAAAGTCTAATGTGGAGCCACATTCACATGCAAGTTCTGGCACTTCCCTTTTTACCAAAATTTTAAATCTAGCTTCAACAAAAGAGTAA